One part of the Mangrovibacillus cuniculi genome encodes these proteins:
- a CDS encoding YwpF-like family protein, translating into MKTFKVVSLQVWHDNEYVDFPLIDGLIINKEDEKRTWYIEAFLDKQHYDFMRDLQQSKEQFEIQAIISYPENDPATFLTFIRTVKKINESISVLFEGHLHKRKNEYAEQLLTHLIDEGFKGDDLINEFKVNMLTKPKIPSKKQTMQE; encoded by the coding sequence ATGAAGACGTTTAAGGTTGTATCTTTACAAGTCTGGCACGATAATGAATATGTAGATTTCCCGCTAATTGATGGATTAATTATTAATAAAGAAGATGAGAAGAGAACTTGGTACATAGAGGCTTTTTTAGATAAGCAACATTATGATTTTATGAGAGATTTACAACAGTCAAAAGAGCAGTTTGAAATACAGGCCATTATCTCTTATCCTGAAAACGATCCAGCTACTTTTCTTACCTTTATACGAACAGTTAAAAAGATTAACGAATCGATTTCAGTCTTATTTGAAGGACATTTGCATAAAAGGAAAAATGAGTATGCGGAGCAGCTTTTAACTCATTTAATAGATGAAGGATTTAAGGGTGACGATCTTATAAATGAATTTAAAGTGAATATGTTGACGAAGCCGAAGATTCCTTCCAAAAAACAAACCATGCAAGAATAG